The proteins below are encoded in one region of Pseudoduganella armeniaca:
- a CDS encoding pirin family protein: protein MSVAQLLKGHDKDLGGGFVVRRYLPAAVKQAVGPFIFFDHFGPIDVAPDADHDVRPHPHIGLATVTYLFEGAMDHRDSIGTFQRIEPGAINWMTAGRGIVHSERTPQDLVGRPHRTHGLQLWAALPRANEEDAPSFSHTPAAAIPELAVEGATVRVLIGHAYGQVSPVPTFMETLYLDVQLPAGRELLLADLPAEAALYPVSGSLLMDDAPLAPNLMALLDTAAPQKVRAQADARFVVIGGAPLDGRRFMFWNFVSSSKERLLRAAEDWDAQRFDQVPGETEFIPLPKKPAGGTYL, encoded by the coding sequence ATGAGCGTCGCCCAACTGCTGAAGGGGCACGACAAGGACCTGGGCGGCGGCTTCGTCGTGCGGCGCTACCTGCCCGCCGCCGTCAAGCAGGCCGTCGGGCCGTTCATCTTCTTCGACCACTTCGGCCCCATCGACGTGGCGCCCGACGCCGACCACGATGTGCGCCCGCATCCGCACATCGGCCTGGCCACCGTCACGTACCTGTTCGAAGGCGCGATGGACCATCGCGACAGCATCGGCACGTTCCAGCGCATCGAGCCGGGCGCCATCAACTGGATGACGGCGGGGCGCGGCATCGTCCATTCCGAGCGTACGCCGCAAGACCTCGTCGGCCGGCCGCACCGCACGCACGGGCTGCAACTGTGGGCCGCGCTGCCGCGTGCCAACGAGGAGGACGCGCCGTCGTTCTCGCACACGCCGGCCGCTGCGATTCCCGAGCTGGCAGTGGAAGGTGCCACGGTGCGTGTGCTGATCGGCCACGCCTACGGCCAGGTCTCCCCGGTGCCGACCTTCATGGAGACGCTGTACCTGGACGTGCAACTGCCGGCCGGGCGGGAGCTGCTGCTGGCCGACCTGCCGGCCGAGGCGGCGCTCTATCCCGTCAGCGGCAGCCTGCTGATGGACGACGCGCCGCTGGCGCCGAACCTGATGGCGCTGCTGGACACCGCCGCGCCGCAAAAGGTGCGTGCGCAGGCGGATGCGCGCTTTGTCGTCATCGGCGGCGCGCCGCTCGATGGGCGGCGCTTCATGTTCTGGAATTTCGTGTCGTCGTCCAAGGAGCGGCTGCTGCGGGCGGCCGAGGATTGGGATGCGCAGCGCTTCGACCAGGTGCCGGGGGAGACGGAGTTCATTCCGTTGCCGAAGAAGCCGGCTGGCGGGACCTACTTGTAG
- a CDS encoding heparinase II/III family protein has protein sequence MSKKRLIIPIALSVLAQSALAQAPAVATMQTERLFDFDAVTAPSGWLIAKSAPSEPNTLLLTPAGSESLYIDVTVDHTAKYYIWVRTYAPEGRYNDYYLKVGSEPEKQITAFTTHKVATEPLRWKNIYCEDTSNCSRGIYLAKGTTRLQFRMKEPNLGFDKIIVTAQPNFQPDGFGQDASIQASIPARPATTPAWVPPNSGVPTPDAPRLLLPKDYPLDALKAAEQDRTTAVDEEHRQMQLAWTKLRASANRTTWDSCVQKRNSIMAKALYYRLYGTASMGSGAVSALNEYLDDCHAVKNAQTGAIDIPGTRPTGEGILTSALVYDWVIAPQGPGAFVAEREKIVRRFLERAAMEVGFPPVQNSIAGHGAEAQLLRDQLSAALAFYGDYPRIYEIVGQRFFSDYVPVRNYVYNAGGFAQGTSYGPYRYQWDMFAAWIFKRMNKDKALADQDVFSNTQEQQLYHSLYQRRPDGQLMRDGDVYHGSYTDVGRYWTEPTPFMLAASYYQNSTLKREFVRQLNAYKAQRPNELIFNRTDGDEEAYLWLALFNNRAVKSAPDVDTASEWPSLTRYFDLPMASMIARTEWTKLTDPAKQPVIAYMKAGYARFGGHQHRDAGHFAIYYKGILASSSGIYSGLQADRETLQEYNSKHDVNYQKRTVAHNALTIYQAGEVFDHRSEVVNDGGQLFDRDDQPASLAALQSDAYAYGRAIKQRIGLNNNASEMRPAFSYLKGDIGKAYSAAKIDNYQRAFVFLNLEKTTVPAALLVFDRLTPASNLTARPKWLMHSVTKPAVPTVPGTEFSTTKEFTVTTANAASKLVNRTLFPASASAETVEGFVVDGHDFPSYMDKESRSEELGAYRVEVTPGALPSGESHYAMLNLMQVVDGSNAALPTTALTDTTGNIMLGALIDNRAVYFAKSALPVTVQTTLKLDAGTYNLLVTDLATGTWSVKGPSGTVEKVVEESHGTIYLPATAGGEYVLTPVTLQ, from the coding sequence ATGTCCAAAAAAAGACTGATAATACCGATCGCTTTGAGCGTGCTGGCTCAATCGGCACTAGCCCAGGCCCCAGCCGTGGCCACGATGCAAACGGAAAGACTATTTGATTTCGATGCTGTAACGGCACCGAGTGGGTGGCTCATCGCGAAATCGGCGCCCTCAGAGCCAAATACGCTGTTGTTGACACCGGCGGGCTCGGAATCGCTTTATATCGACGTCACTGTCGACCATACCGCTAAATATTACATTTGGGTCAGGACCTATGCACCGGAGGGAAGGTATAACGACTACTACCTCAAGGTCGGGAGCGAGCCGGAAAAACAGATCACGGCGTTTACGACACACAAGGTAGCCACCGAGCCGCTGCGGTGGAAGAATATCTATTGCGAAGACACCAGTAACTGCTCGAGGGGTATCTACCTCGCCAAAGGGACCACCCGCCTGCAGTTCCGCATGAAAGAGCCGAATCTCGGCTTCGACAAGATCATCGTCACCGCGCAGCCGAACTTCCAGCCGGACGGGTTCGGCCAGGATGCGAGCATCCAGGCCAGCATTCCGGCCCGGCCCGCTACCACACCCGCGTGGGTGCCACCGAACAGTGGCGTTCCAACGCCCGACGCGCCACGCCTGTTATTGCCGAAAGATTACCCGCTGGACGCGCTGAAAGCCGCCGAGCAGGATCGAACGACGGCCGTGGACGAAGAGCACCGCCAGATGCAGTTGGCCTGGACGAAGCTGCGGGCGTCGGCCAACCGGACCACTTGGGACAGCTGCGTACAGAAGAGAAACTCCATCATGGCGAAGGCGCTCTACTATCGCCTGTACGGGACCGCTTCGATGGGCAGCGGCGCCGTGAGCGCATTGAACGAGTATCTCGACGACTGTCATGCCGTCAAGAATGCTCAAACCGGCGCCATCGACATACCGGGGACACGTCCGACGGGCGAGGGCATTCTGACGAGCGCTCTCGTATATGACTGGGTTATCGCGCCGCAAGGTCCCGGCGCTTTCGTGGCAGAGCGGGAAAAAATCGTACGCCGTTTCCTGGAACGTGCGGCAATGGAAGTCGGCTTCCCGCCCGTCCAGAACTCGATCGCTGGACACGGCGCCGAGGCGCAATTGCTGCGTGACCAATTGAGCGCGGCTCTTGCATTCTATGGCGACTACCCGCGCATCTATGAGATCGTCGGACAGCGCTTCTTTTCTGATTACGTACCGGTTCGAAATTACGTCTATAACGCTGGCGGCTTTGCGCAAGGCACTTCGTACGGCCCTTACCGATATCAGTGGGATATGTTCGCCGCATGGATTTTCAAGCGGATGAATAAAGACAAGGCTCTGGCCGATCAGGATGTCTTTAGCAACACGCAAGAACAACAGTTATACCACTCGCTCTACCAGCGCCGGCCGGACGGCCAGCTGATGCGCGACGGTGACGTCTATCACGGCAGCTACACGGACGTCGGCAGGTACTGGACCGAGCCTACTCCCTTCATGCTGGCGGCAAGCTACTACCAGAACAGTACGTTGAAACGGGAATTCGTACGCCAGTTGAACGCATATAAGGCGCAGCGCCCGAATGAGTTGATTTTTAATCGTACCGATGGCGACGAAGAAGCCTACCTGTGGCTGGCGCTCTTTAATAACCGGGCCGTTAAGTCCGCTCCGGACGTCGACACCGCCAGCGAATGGCCGTCGTTGACGCGATATTTCGATCTCCCAATGGCCAGCATGATTGCCCGCACGGAGTGGACCAAGCTTACAGACCCGGCCAAGCAACCGGTCATTGCCTACATGAAGGCAGGGTACGCCCGCTTTGGCGGTCACCAGCACCGCGACGCCGGCCACTTCGCGATCTATTACAAGGGCATCCTGGCATCCAGCTCAGGTATCTACAGTGGACTACAGGCCGATCGAGAGACACTGCAGGAATACAACTCCAAACACGACGTCAATTACCAGAAACGCACGGTCGCCCACAATGCGTTGACGATCTACCAGGCTGGTGAAGTCTTCGATCATCGCTCCGAGGTGGTCAACGACGGTGGCCAGCTGTTCGACCGTGATGATCAACCCGCATCGCTGGCCGCCCTGCAGTCGGATGCTTATGCCTACGGACGCGCCATCAAGCAGCGCATCGGCTTGAACAACAACGCCAGCGAGATGCGTCCGGCGTTCAGCTACCTGAAAGGCGATATCGGCAAAGCGTACAGCGCGGCCAAGATCGACAACTACCAGCGTGCCTTCGTGTTCCTCAACCTGGAGAAGACGACTGTGCCAGCCGCGTTGCTGGTCTTCGATCGCCTGACCCCTGCCAGCAACCTCACGGCGCGGCCAAAATGGCTGATGCACAGCGTGACGAAGCCGGCAGTACCTACGGTGCCGGGGACGGAGTTCTCGACCACCAAGGAGTTCACCGTCACGACGGCGAACGCCGCGTCGAAGCTGGTCAACCGGACGTTGTTCCCGGCGTCCGCCTCCGCCGAGACCGTGGAAGGGTTCGTCGTTGATGGCCACGACTTCCCTAGCTACATGGACAAGGAAAGTCGTAGCGAGGAATTGGGCGCCTATCGCGTCGAGGTGACGCCGGGCGCGCTGCCGAGCGGCGAAAGCCACTACGCCATGCTCAATCTCATGCAGGTTGTCGATGGCAGCAACGCGGCCCTGCCGACGACCGCATTGACCGACACGACCGGCAACATCATGCTGGGCGCCTTGATCGATAACCGTGCGGTGTATTTCGCCAAGTCCGCTTTGCCTGTAACAGTCCAGACGACGCTGAAGCTGGACGCTGGCACATACAACCTGTTGGTGACCGACCTCGCGACGGGCACCTGGTCGGTGAAGGGCCCTTCTGGTACCGTTGAGAAGGTTGTGGAAGAAAGCCACGGCACCATCTACCTGCCAGCCACCGCCGGCGGCGAATACGTGCTGACTCCGGTAACCCTGCAGTAA
- a CDS encoding OsmC family protein, giving the protein MSTPITVIRDQSQPMRHIVHVRNHIVSTDVSVEEGGLDAGPSPHDLYDAALSACKALTVLWYAKRKNIPVEDVRVATERDASEERKGVYRLAATLHLTGDLSAAQREELLGVAQKCPVHKLMTSVTTEVTTQLAGAPA; this is encoded by the coding sequence ATGTCGACACCCATCACCGTCATCCGCGACCAGTCCCAGCCCATGCGCCACATCGTCCATGTGCGCAACCATATCGTGTCCACCGACGTCTCCGTCGAGGAAGGCGGCCTCGATGCCGGACCGTCGCCGCATGACCTGTACGATGCGGCGCTGTCGGCCTGCAAGGCGCTGACGGTGCTGTGGTACGCCAAGCGCAAGAACATTCCGGTGGAAGACGTGCGCGTGGCCACCGAGCGCGATGCCAGCGAGGAGCGCAAGGGCGTGTATCGCCTGGCCGCCACCTTGCACCTGACGGGCGACCTGAGCGCGGCGCAGCGCGAGGAGCTGCTGGGCGTGGCGCAGAAGTGTCCCGTGCACAAGCTGATGACGAGCGTGACCACCGAGGTGACAACGCAGCTGGCGGGGGCGCCGGCATGA
- a CDS encoding DMT family transporter: MKNWLFLAIAIVSETIATSALKASAGFSRLWPSVAVVVGYGIAFYFLSLTLRTIPVGVAYAVWSGVGIVLVSLAGWFMYGQKLDAPALLGIALIVAGVVVMNLFSKSAAH; encoded by the coding sequence ATGAAAAACTGGCTATTTCTGGCCATCGCCATCGTTTCCGAAACCATCGCCACCTCGGCCCTGAAGGCCAGCGCGGGCTTTTCGCGCCTGTGGCCTTCGGTGGCAGTGGTGGTCGGCTACGGCATCGCTTTTTACTTCCTGTCCCTGACCTTGCGCACGATCCCCGTCGGCGTCGCCTATGCGGTGTGGTCGGGTGTGGGCATCGTATTGGTCTCGCTGGCGGGATGGTTCATGTATGGGCAGAAGCTGGATGCGCCCGCGCTGCTGGGCATTGCGCTGATCGTGGCCGGGGTCGTCGTGATGAACCTGTTTTCGAAGTCGGCGGCGCATTGA